TGATCCGGGGGCCGCCCCAGTCGGCGTGGTCGGAGTCGTTGCCGTTGCCGCCGTCGGTGACCACCAGCCGTAGCTGGCTGCCGCCGGTGAGGTCTGCGGTGAGGTGCTTCGCGGGCTGGTCGACCGTCATCAGGCCGCTGTCGGCGACCTTGGTGGCGTCCCGGTAGATCTGGAAGACCACGGAGCCGTTCGCGCCCACCTCGTCGTCGAGTCCGACATCCACGGTGAGGGCGGAGCAGCTGCCACCGAGGTCGTAGGTGACCTCGTCGTAGGCGTGCGCGCCCAGTCCCTGGGAGTAGGTGGCTCCCTGGATGGTGAGGGGATGTCCGTCGATGCTGCTGTCCTGCCGGAACGGCGCGAAGCTGTACTTCTGGGAGCTCCACGGCCGGCTGCCCAGCGGCGTGGTGTGGCCGGCCGGCGGTTTGTGCGTGGGGCCGGGGCGGGACGAGTGCGACGGCTTCTCCGGTGGCGAGGGCCGGGAGCTCGGGCGCTTGGGCTTCTTGCTGTGCGTGGGGGACGGGGAGCCCGAGGGCGTACGGGAAGCGGTCGCGGAGCTCTTGGCGGACGCCGGCGGCGGCTGGTCCGTGGCGGGGGCCGAGGAGTGGTCCGACCGGTCGCGGGGCCCGGCCGCGGCGTTGTCGCGCTCCGAGCCGAACAGCGGGCCGACGGATATGGCGACGCCGGCCAGGACGGCCACGGCGACCGCGAGCACGGTGATCCGCGCCGGTGAGAGGCGCGCCCGCCGGGGCTTGTCCGGCACGTCGGGCAGGACCGTCCCTGCGAAGCCCAGGCCGGCCGGGGGTGCGCCGCCGGTGCCGGACGGCCGGGCTCCGTCAGCGGGGCCGGCGCCTTCCGCCTCCTGGGCGGCCAGCCAGGTGGTGAAGTCGTCGCGCAGCTCGGTGTTCCGGGCAGTGCGGTGCCAGGCGGCGGCGGTATGGCGTACCGCCGCGAGCAGGGCGGTCCGCCAGGCCGGATCGGCACCCTCTTCCGGGTCGGGGGAGAGCAGGACGTGGTTGATGGCTTCCTTCGCCAGATCCGCCGCGGCCTGGGACGAGCGGCAGCAGTCACGGGCATAGGCCAGCACGGCCGCGTAGTGCCGTTGGTGGAACTCGTTGAGGGCTGTCCGGGCCGTCCGGGCCGGGCCGTCCGGAGCCGGTGTGCCGAACGGAGCGTCCGCCGCCCCGCTGCCGGACCGGGCTGCCGCACGGATACGCCGGACCAGCTCGCTATCGGAGGGTGCGCTCCCACCGGTGGTGTCGCAGTGCTCTTGCATGAGTGGGCTAACGACCCTTCAACGTCCTGACGGGCCATGAAAAATACCGCAAGCAGGGCGGGTATCCGGCGGCCGGTGCTGCGTTCGGCACCGGCGGCCGCGGGCGACTCGCACTCCGCGGCCGTCCCGTCACACCATTTGCACGATCGCCGTCACCACCAGCCCGGACTCGATGAGCCACCGGCCGCTGAATTCGGTGAGTTCCCTGCCGTCGACCACCGGGCCCGGGACGAGGAGGCGGGCGGTGAAGGTGGCGTCCGACGGGTCGAGGGTGAGGAGGGCGTCCTCGAAGCCGAGCCAGCGGTGGGCGAGGGGGTACCACGCCTTGTAGACGGACTCCTTCGCGCTGAACACCAGGCGGTCCCAGCAGACTTCGGGCTGTGCGCCGGCCAGCCGGCGCAGCTGGGCGCGTTCCTCGGGCAGGGTGACGAGGTCGATCACGCCGGGATCGTCCACGGGCAGATGGGGTTCGGCGTCCAGGCCGACGGTCCGTACGTCCGCGGAGCGGGCCACGGCGGCGGCGCGGTAGCCGGCGCAATGCGTCATGGCACCCACGATGCCCGCCGGCCACAGCGGCTCCCGCTGGGGGCCGGGGAGCAGGGGGGCGGGGGCGATGCCCAGTTCGGACAGTGCGCTGCGGGCGCAGCGGCGTACGGTGCCGAACTCCTTCTGCCGCTTGGGCACGGCACTGGACACCAGCGCCCACTCCTCGGGAAACATCTCGGAGACCGGGGCGTCGTCGAAGGCCTCGGCGGTCACGACCGGGGCCGGCAGCAGTTTGTCGATCATGCGGGGGTCCCGGTGGTTCCGGCGGCGACGGGGGCGGGCGCGGGCAGGATCCGGACCGGCCGCCCCGGTGCGCGGGAGCGGCGCTGCCACTCCCGTGGATAGCCGAGCGACACCTCCTGATGGGGGACGCCGTCGCAGACCAGCAGCCGCGGGATGTGGAGGTGGCCGTAGACCACCGTGGCGGCACGGAACCGGCGCGGCCAGTCGGCGGTCGCCTCGGTGCCGCACCACAGCGCGAAGTCCGGGTACCACAGCGGGTCGGTGGGCTCGCGTACCACCGGCCAGTGGTTGACGAGCACCGTGGGCAGCTCCGGTGGCAGGGCGGCGAGCCTGGCCTCGGTGGCGGCCACCCGCGCCTCGCACCAAGCCTCCCGCGTCGGATAAGGGTCGGGGTGCAGGAAGTGCTCGTCGGTGCAGACCACTCCCGCCTGCTCCGCCCGGGCGAGCGCCGCTTCCTTGGACGCGATGCCGGGCTGCCGGAAGGTGTAGTCGTAGAGGAGGAAGAGCGGTGCGATGACGGCCGGGCCGCCGGCGCCCTCCCAGAGCGGATACGGGTCCTCGGGGGTGAGGACGCCCAACTCGCGGCAGATCTCCACCAGATGCTCATAGCGCGCCACGCCGCGCAGCCGCACCGGGTCGTGCTCCGGCGTCCACAGCTCGTGATTGCCGGGCACCCAGATCACCTTGG
This portion of the Streptomyces sp. 2114.4 genome encodes:
- a CDS encoding NPCBM/NEW2 domain-containing protein; amino-acid sequence: MQEHCDTTGGSAPSDSELVRRIRAAARSGSGAADAPFGTPAPDGPARTARTALNEFHQRHYAAVLAYARDCCRSSQAAADLAKEAINHVLLSPDPEEGADPAWRTALLAAVRHTAAAWHRTARNTELRDDFTTWLAAQEAEGAGPADGARPSGTGGAPPAGLGFAGTVLPDVPDKPRRARLSPARITVLAVAVAVLAGVAISVGPLFGSERDNAAAGPRDRSDHSSAPATDQPPPASAKSSATASRTPSGSPSPTHSKKPKRPSSRPSPPEKPSHSSRPGPTHKPPAGHTTPLGSRPWSSQKYSFAPFRQDSSIDGHPLTIQGATYSQGLGAHAYDEVTYDLGGSCSALTVDVGLDDEVGANGSVVFQIYRDATKVADSGLMTVDQPAKHLTADLTGGSQLRLVVTDGGNGNDSDHADWGGPRITCR
- a CDS encoding 4'-phosphopantetheinyl transferase, with the translated sequence MIDKLLPAPVVTAEAFDDAPVSEMFPEEWALVSSAVPKRQKEFGTVRRCARSALSELGIAPAPLLPGPQREPLWPAGIVGAMTHCAGYRAAAVARSADVRTVGLDAEPHLPVDDPGVIDLVTLPEERAQLRRLAGAQPEVCWDRLVFSAKESVYKAWYPLAHRWLGFEDALLTLDPSDATFTARLLVPGPVVDGRELTEFSGRWLIESGLVVTAIVQMV
- a CDS encoding metallophosphoesterase, producing MTYEIRTLPPGAAGPAPTPAPGSPQRGAHRGSLVAVSDLHVRYQENRDIVEGLRPESDDDWLLVAGDVGEYVSDIRWALTLLSSRFAKVIWVPGNHELWTPEHDPVRLRGVARYEHLVEICRELGVLTPEDPYPLWEGAGGPAVIAPLFLLYDYTFRQPGIASKEAALARAEQAGVVCTDEHFLHPDPYPTREAWCEARVAATEARLAALPPELPTVLVNHWPVVREPTDPLWYPDFALWCGTEATADWPRRFRAATVVYGHLHIPRLLVCDGVPHQEVSLGYPREWQRRSRAPGRPVRILPAPAPVAAGTTGTPA